Proteins encoded within one genomic window of Camelina sativa cultivar DH55 chromosome 19, Cs, whole genome shotgun sequence:
- the LOC104764262 gene encoding agamous-like MADS-box protein AGL80, whose protein sequence is MTRKRLNLSFIENDSMRRATFNKRKKGFVKKIHELSVLCGIEACAVIYSPSNSTPEVWPSNLGVKNVVEKFEMLTDMEQEKKMVNHEGFIKQNISKAMGNNKRKMKENAERMMKEAMFELLGGKEDRFKLTNRHREDLCKYIDQYLKELYHHKSKILRQSHVEYGESSEAATNVMAPTSSVEVNSQFFQTLNVSNALQVNNDLWPLRPIISSSHIPEEVNAFSGNNNLFGASDQQDYYPVINPAVGVYDHNANVNHLGHNQYDQQQDGYRPSVPQDGIDNPSQNQDQQEGWLVSDDDLS, encoded by the coding sequence ATGACGAGAAAGAGGCTAAACCTATCTTTCATTGAAAATGATTCAATGAGGAGAGCAACGTTcaataagagaaagaaaggaTTCGTGAAAAAGATCCACGAGCTTTCCGTACTCTGCGGAATCGAAGCATGTGCTGTGATTTATAGTCCATCCAACTCAACCCCGGAGGTCTGGCCATCGAACTTGGGAGTAAAGAACGTCGTGGAGAAGTTTGAGATGCTAACAGATATggaacaagagaaaaaaatggtgAACCATGAAGgctttatcaaacaaaacatatcaaaagcTATGGGGAATaacaagagaaagatgaagGAAAATGCAGAGAGGATGATGAAAGAGGCCATGTTCGAGCTTCTTGGTGGGAAGGAAGATAGATTTAAGCTGACTAACAGACACCGTGAAGATTTGTGTAAGTACATTGATCAATATCTTAAAGAGCTTTATCACCACAAAAGCAAAATCCTAAGGCAATCCCATGTTGAATATGGTGAATCATCCGAAGCTGCTACAAATGTCATGGCACCAACATCTTCAGTTGAAGTGAATTCTCAATTCTTTCAAACTCTCAATGTTTCCAACGCTCTTCAAGTAAATAATGATTTATGGCCTTTGAGGCCTATAATCTCTTCAAGCCATATACCAGAGGAGGTTAATGCTTTTTCCGGTAATAACAATCTTTTTGGTGCTTCTGACCAACAAGATTACTATCCAGTGATAAATCCAGCTGTTGGTGTTTATGATCATAATGCAAATGTTAACCATCTTGGTCATAATCAATATGATCAACAGCAGGATGGATATCGTCCAAGTGTGCCTCAAGATGGAATTGATAATCCGAGTCAAAATCAGGATCAACAAGAAGGATGGTTGGTCTCAGATGATGACCTATCCTGA
- the LOC104764263 gene encoding agamous-like MADS-box protein AGL80 produces MTRKKVKLAFITNDASRKATFKKRKKGLLKKVSELSTLCGINACAIIYSPYDSNPEVWPSNSGVQRIVSEFRTLPQMDQQKKMVDQETFLRQRIAKASDHFRRQRRYNRELEIAELMSQCFLGNMGKYHMNIMDLNDLGYVIEQYIKDINRRSEILQNSGMEIGESSNAGAAVGTTFERTGSMEIGESSNAAGAVRTIFERTGSMEIMASTTPPTTTTNEAGSSSLAAFLNPLPQQQQHQQFRYPSSPHVGLYEQPPSLNLNLNQNYSQNQHQWFMEMTHHQPEPLNYADADQQRGFLFMDDNHQPQHQHDQQILGDSSTVLTVATTSSTIPVTNPSPTNNTWFR; encoded by the coding sequence ATGAcgagaaagaaagtaaaacttgCTTTCATTACCAACGATGCATCGAGGAAAGCAActttcaagaaaagaaagaaagggttGCTGAAGAAAGTGAGTGAGCTCTCCACTTTGTGTGGTATCAATGCATGTGCCATCATCTACAGTCCGTACGATTCCAACCCCGAAGTGTGGCCATCAAATTCCGGTGTACAAAGGATAGTCTCAGAGTTCAGGACGCTTCCACAAATGGACCAACAAAAGAAGATGGTGGACCAAGAAACCTTTCTCAGACAAAGGATAGCGAAAGCGTCCGATCATTTCAGGAGACAAAGAAGATATAATCGGGAGCTAGAGATTGCCGAACTCATGTCCCAGTGTTTTTTAGGAAACATGGGAAAGTATCATATGAATATCATGGATCTTAACGATTTAGGTTATGTGATTGAACAATATATCAAAGATATTAATCGCAGGTCTGAGATTTTACAGAACTCTGGGATGGAGATCGGCGAGTCTTCCAATGCTGGTGCGGCCGTCGGGACTACCTTTGAAAGAACTGGATCAATGGAGATCGGCGAGTCTTCCAATGCTGCAGGTGCGGTCAGGACTATCTTTGAAAGGACTGGATCAATGGAGATCATGGCGTCTACAACCCCACCAACCACCACAACTAATGAGGCCGGTTCCTCATCATTGGCAGCTTTTCTAAACCCTCttccacaacaacaacagcacCAACAATTTCGTTATCCGTCATCTCCACATGTTGGACTCTATGAGCAGCCTCcaagtttgaatttaaacctaaATCAGAACTACAGTCAGAACCAACATCAATGGTTTATGGAGATGACGCACCACCAACCTGAACCATTGAACTATGCAGATGCTGATCAGCAAAGGGGTTTTCTATTTATGGATGATAACCACCAACCCCAACACCAGCATGATCAACAGATCCTTGGTGATTCGTCCACTGTTTTAACCGTCGCTACTACAAGCAGCACGATCCCCGTTACCAATCCAAGTCCTACCAATAATACATGGTTTCGTTAG